In Helianthus annuus cultivar XRQ/B chromosome 3, HanXRQr2.0-SUNRISE, whole genome shotgun sequence, a single window of DNA contains:
- the LOC110928648 gene encoding pentatricopeptide repeat-containing protein At2g20540 produces MIKKTVTTYSPATIKTLSQKCKTLTQFKQLHAHLIKSHLHNNPIAIGPLLDVAATSFFSYAQLIFQHLRFRNTFIYNTMIRGYLHNNCHAFAVLCYTEMLRFGFVANNYTFPPLIKACFCLNVANARLIGCSVHGHVLKLGFGGDQFVGSSLIEFYSMGFEVYSARKVFDEMPVKDVVVWTGLIDGYGKIGDVYNARMLFDEMPERTVISWSAIMAGYSRVSEFEEVVSLFATMQELGIEPNESVLVTVVTACAHLGALAQGLWVHSYAKRRNLDSNPILATALVDMYSKCGYPDLALSVFDTISVKDTGAWNAIISGLAMNGEALKSLELLNQMALIKIQPSEATFVAILAACTHTKLVKEGVELFDQMGRVYGVKPQFEHHACVVDLFARSGMLEEAVNFAEKKMGGFCEGDANVWGALLSACRSYGNVEIGNKVWRKLVDMKVIDYGGYVMCYNMFKEAGWKQEAEEVRNMILESGMKKTPGCSVIEVDGVVKEFVSGENGQPWSTEVRKMLDSLFNVARIVELN; encoded by the coding sequence ATGATCAAAAAAACCGTTACAACTTATTCTCCCGCCACCATTAAAACCCTCTCACAAAAATGCAAAACCCTAACCCAATTCAAACAACTCCACGCCCATCTCATCAAATCCCACCTGCACAACAACCCGATCGCCATCGGCCCACTTCTCGACGTCGCCGCAACCTCCTTCTTCTCCTATGCCCAGTTAATCTTCCAACACCTTCGCTTTCGAAACACCTTCATTTACAACACCATGATCCGCGGCTACTTACACAACAATTGTCACGCTTTCGCGGTCTTATGTTACACCGAGATGTTACGGTTTGGGTTTGTTGCTAATAATTACACTTTCCCACCGTTGATCAAAGCTTGTTTCTGTTTAAATGTTGCGAATGCGAGGTTAATCGGGTGTTCGGTTCATGGGCATGTTTTGAAATTGGGATTTGGGGGTGATCAGTTTGTGGGGAGTTCGTTGATCGAGTTTTATTCTATGGGTTTTGAAGTTTATAGTGCACgtaaggtgttcgatgaaatgcctgtGAAGGATGTGGTTGTATGGACTGGTTTAATTGATGGGTATGGTAAGATTGGGGATGTTTATAACGCACGTATgctgttcgatgaaatgcctgaGAGAACTGTGATCTCTTGGAGCGCGATAATGGCTGGGTATTCGCGGGTTAGTGAGTTCGAGGAGGTTGTTTCTTTGTTTGCAACGATGCAAGAGCTGGGTATTGAACCGAACGAATCTGTTCTCGTGACTGTTGTTACAGCGTGTGCGCATCTTGGAGCACTTGCGCAAGGATTGTGGGTGCATTCGTATGCCAAAAGACGTAATCTTGATTCGAATCCGATCCTAGCTACTGCATTAGTTGACATGTACTCGAAATGCGGGTATCCTGATTTAGCATTATCGGTTTTCGATACCATTTCTGTGAAGGATACGGGCGCTTGGAACGCGATAATTTCTGGTTTGGCAATGAACGGGGAGGCGCTAAAATCACTAGAGTTACTAAACCAAATGGCGTTAATAAAGATTCAACCTAGTGAGGCCACATTTGTAGCGATACTCGCTGCTTGCACGCATACCAAGCTGGTCAAAGAAGGGGTCGAGTTGTTTGACCAAATGGGTCGCGTATATGGAGTTAAACCGCAGTTTGAGCATCACGCGTGTGTGGTTGATCTTTTTGCAAGGTCCGGGATGTTAGAAGAAGCTGTCAACTTTGCGGAGAAGAAAATGGGCGGTTTTTGTGAAGGGGATGCGAACGTGTGGGGGGCTTTGTTAAGTGCGTGTCGAAGTTATGGAAACGTGGAGATTGGAAACAAAGTGTGGCGAAAATTGGTTGATATGAAGGTGATTGATTATGGAGGTTATGTTATGTGTTATAACATGTTTAAGGAAGCTGGGTGGAAACAAGAGGCTGAAGAGGTTAGAAACATGATTTTGGAATCCGGAATGAAGAAAACGCCGGGTTGTAGCGTGATTGAGGTTGATGGTGTGGTTAAGGAATTCGTGTCCGGTGAAAATGGTCAACCTTGGTCAACAGAAGTACGTAAAATGCTCGATTCGTTGTTTAATGTGGCTCGTATCGTCGAGTTGAACTGA
- the LOC110928651 gene encoding 2-alkenal reductase (NADP(+)-dependent), whose translation MEVTNKFIAIKATIDGEPQEGDFELKIQPFSLSVKPGSNDVIIKNLYVSIDPYQINRMKTVSSSQKASKFSTRIAPGEVIDAYGVGKVVASGNPKFEKDDYVVGLLSWGEYSISHGFMLSKLDPMGFPLSYHVGLLGLSGLTAYTGLFEICKPKKGEKVFVSAASGSVGNLVGQYAKTLGCYVVGCAGSPDKVKLLKEKLGFDQAFNYKEETDLNATLERYFPDGIDVYFDNVGGEMLEAAISNMNLYGRVALCGVISEYTDVGKRATPNMMDVIYKRIMIRGYLAGDYMHLFPEFISTTIDHLSTGKMLVLEDISIGLESVPSAFIGLFRGYNVGKKIVQVSDDLGDK comes from the exons ATGGAGGTTACAAACAAATTCATAGCCATAAAGGCTACAATAGATGGTGAACCACAAGAAGGTGATTTTGAGCTCAAGATCCAACCGTTTTCCCTATCGGTTAAGCCTGGATCCAACGATGTTATCATTAAGAATCTTTATGTCTCAATTGACCCGTATCAGATTAACCGTATGAAGACCGTTAGTTCTTCTCAAAAAGCTTCAAAGTTTTCCACACGAATAGCTCCCGGTGAG GTGATTGATGCTTATGGTGTGGGAAAAGTAGTAGCTTCCGGGAATCCTAAATTTGAAAAGGATGACTATGTTGTGGGCCTTCTAAGCTGGGGAGAGTATAGCATATCACACGGGTTCATGCTAAGTAAACTGGACCCAATGGGCTTCCCATTGTCGTACCATGTTGGGCTTTTAG GGCTTAGTGGGCTTACTGCTTATACTGGGCTCTTTGAAATATGTAAGCCCAAGAAGGGTGAAAAGGTTTTCGTTTCAGCTGCTTCTGGATCTGTAGGAAACTTGGTGGGCCAATATGCTAAAACTTTAGGGTGTTATGTTGTGGGTTGTGCAGGGAGCCCCGATAAG GTGAAATTGCttaaagaaaaactcggatttgACCAAGCGTTTAACTATAAAGAAGAAACCGATCTAAATGCTACACTTGAGAG GTATTTCCCAGACGGGATTGACGTATACTTTGATAACGTGGGAGGCGAGATGTTGGAAGCAGCAATATCAAACATGAATTTGTACGGTAGGGTTGCACTTTGTGGAGTCATTTCAGAATACACGGATGTTGGAAAACGTGCAACACCAAATATGATGGATGTTATATATAAGCGAATCATGATTCGGGGGTACTTAGCCGGTGATTATATGCATTTGTTTCCCGAGTTTATCTCTACAACCATTGATCACCTAAGTACGGGCAAAATGCTTGTGCTTGAAGATATTTCAATCGGTCTAGAAAGTGTTCCTTCAGCTTTTATTGGACTCTTTCGCGGGTATAATGTTGGGAAGAAAATTGTTCAAGTTTCCGATGATTTAGGAGATAAGTAA
- the LOC110928649 gene encoding protein SUPPRESSOR OF GENE SILENCING 3, with translation MTSGIDVGQLNQGLRDMSLNSRQNKGWEVKGYVTGDGSRRDWATWDNPAAKKNGGLGFNLGKIDDEDVDGSEDDLASDDYDSDDSQKSHDSRKKNPWLAEFFGTLDDLTADQINEPARQWHCPACRNGPGSICWYRGMKSFLTHVKTKGTRRPKLHRDFSELLDEELCRRGVVMVPSGEAYGRWKGLDKEFQDREIIWPPMVIVMNTQLEQDENGKWTGIGTQELLEYFDSYEAMRARNSFGPEGHTGMSVLIFDTSAVGYFNAERLSNHFNRQGLDKNAWNHHPNLFTPDCKRQLYGFMATKQDLDILNQHSPGKLKLKFELASYQEKVVDQLKKMSEDSQELLRYKKKIAKQERSTKALEDAFWLVSQKLRKLEEENKIVRQRSQQYHEQNKEEMDSQEKFFKDQLKVIQDARDANKRQSEKSCAVADARQRKKVENTMKPQTKETEEERERMKILHEKEMAEMKNKHEKDETQVEEFTAKSEI, from the exons ATGACTTCAGGCATTGATGTTGGCCAGTTGAACCAAGGCTTGAGAGATATGAGCCTGAATTCACGCCAAAATAAAGGCTGGGAAGTTAAGGGATACGTAACAGGCGATGGAAGCAGACGTGATTGGGCCACATGGGATAACCCCGCCGCTAAAAAGAACGGCGGGTTAGGTTTTAATTTGGGAAAaattgatgatgaagatgttgatgGTTCCGAAGACGATCTCGCAAGCGATGACTACGATTCTGACGACAGTCAAAAGAGCCACGATTCACGCAAAAAGAACCCATGGTTAGCCGAGTTTTTTGGAACGTTGGACGATTTAACGGCTGACCAGATCAACGAGCCAGCTAGGCAGTGGCATTGTCCAGCGTGCAGGAACGGGCCTGGTTCGATTTGCTGGTATCGGGGCATGAAGTCGTTTCTTACGCATGTGAAAACTAAAGGGACCCGAAGACCGAAGCTGCACAGAGATTTTTCCGAGCTTTTGGATGAAGAGTTGTGTAGAAGGGGTGTCGTGATGGTACCGTCTGGTGAAGCGTATGGTCGATGGAAGGGACTCGATAAAGAGTTTCAGGATCGGGAAATCATTTGGCCACCGATGGTGATTGTTATGAACACGCAGCTTGAGCAGGATGAAAACGGGAAG TGGACCGGGATTGGAACTCAAGAGCTTCTCGAGTATTTCGATTCTTATGAAGCCATGAGAGCCCGAAACTCCTTCGGACCAGAAGGCCACACGGGGATGAGTGTGTTGATATTTGACACCTCAGCAGTTGGATATTTTAACGCTGAACGTTTAAGCAACCATTTTAATCGTCAAGGGTTGGATAAAAACGCTTGGAATCATCACCCGAATCTATTCACTCCCGATTGTAAGCGACAGTTGTACGGCTTCATGGCTACTAAACAAGACTTGGATATCTTGAACCAGCACTCACCTG gaaaattgAAGTTGAAATTTGAGTTGGCATCATATCAAGAAAAGGTTGTGGATCAACTAAAGAAAATGAGCGAAGACAGCCAAGAGTTGCTCAGGTATAAGAAAAAAATTGCGAAACAAGAAAGAAGTACAAAAGCGCTCGAAGACGCGTTTTGGTTAGTATCGCAGAAACTTAGGAAACTTGAAGAAGAGAACAAAATTGTCAGGCAGAGATCACAGCAGTACCATGAGCAAAACAAAGAAGAG ATGGATTCTCAAGAAAAGTTCTTTAAGGACCAGTTGAAAGTGATTCAAGATGCTAGAGATGCAAACAAAAGACAATCTGAGAAATCTTGTGCGGTTGCAGATGCTCGCCAGAG GAAGAAGGTTGAAAATACCATGAAACCTCAGACAAAAGAAACAGAGGAAGAAAGGGAGAGGATGAAGATTCTGCATGAAAAGGAAATGGCTGAAATGAAGAACAAGCATGAGAAAGACGAGACTCAAGTGGAGGAGTTCACAGCAAAATCCGAAATCTAA